A stretch of the Argentina anserina chromosome 6, drPotAnse1.1, whole genome shotgun sequence genome encodes the following:
- the LOC126798530 gene encoding pentatricopeptide repeat-containing protein At3g53700, chloroplastic has protein sequence MAFSFCTQCSSFSLSPTLNPTPPPLSPSHKSLTSLFFPHHKRLVVHSSLSYSATTHPLPPDFTPQHLLDSLRRQNDESSALRLFDWASKQPSFSPTSAVYEEVLGKLAKSGSFETMKDILDEMKRNQCLTRGSFLILIESYAVFDLYDEILGVVDVMESEFGVEPDTHFFNYLMNVLVDGNKLKLIETANSSMNSRGIKPDVSTFNILIKALCKAHQIRPALLLMEEMGSYGLKPDEKTFTTIMQGYIEEGEMKGALRIREQMVEYGCECSNVTVNVLVNGFCKEGRVDEAFSFIEKMVEEGFSPDQYTFNTLVKGLCRVGHVKHALEIMDVMLQEGFELDIYTYNSLVSGLCKLGEIEEAVDILDQMVSRDCSPNTVTYNTLISTLCKENRVEEATKLARVLTGKGIIPDVCTVNSLIQGLCLNSNHKVAMELFEEMKMKGCQPDEFTYSLLIDSYCSRGKLEEALSLLKDMESSGCARNAVVYNTLIDGFCKNKRIEDAEEIFDQMELQGISRNSVTYNTLIDGLCQSRRVEEASQLMDQMIMEGLKPDKYTYNSLLTYFCRSGDIKKAADIVQNMSSNGCEPDIVTYGTLIQGLCKAGRTEVASRLLRSLQMKGLVPTPHAYNPVIQALFKRKRTTEAMRLVREMMEKGDPPDAVTFKIVFRGLCNGGGPIGEAVDFAIEMMEKGYLPEFSSFSMLAEGLYALSMEDTLIKLVDMIMEKARVSDSEASMIRGFLKIRKFKDGLATLGGILNSQRPRKSYWIRS, from the coding sequence ATGGCCTTCTCTTTCTGCACCCAATGctcttccttctctctctcccccacCCTCAACCCAACCCctccccctctctctccctctcacaaATCCCTCACCTCTCTCTTCTTCCCCCACCATAAACGACTCGTCGTCCACTCCTCCCTCTCCTACTCCGCCACCACCCACCCCCTCCCCCCGGACTTCACTCCTCAGCATCTCCTCGACTCCCTCCGCCGCCAAAACGACGAGTCGTCCGCCCTCCGCCTCTTCGATTGGGCCTCCAAGCAGCCCAGTTTCTCCCCCACCTCCGCCGTCTACGAGGAAGTCCTCGGCAAGCTCGCCAAATCCGGGTCTTTCGAGACTATGAAGGACATCTTGGACGAAATGAAGCGAAACCAGTGCCTAACTAGAGGTAGCTTCTTGATTCTGATTGAGAGCTACGCTGTGTTTGATTTGTATGATGAGATTTTGGGCGTTGTTGATGTGATGGAGAGTGAGTTCGGGGTGGAACCCGATACACATTTCTTTAATTACTTGATGAATGTTTTGGTTGATGGCAATAAGCTTAAACTGATCGAAACTGCGAATTCGAGCATGAATAGCAGGGGGATTAAGCCTGATGTTTCGACGtttaatattttgattaaGGCATTGTGTAAAGCTCATCAGATTAGGCCGGCGCTTTTGTTGATGGAGGAGATGGGGAGCTATGGTTTGAAGCCTGATGAGAAGACTTTTACTACCATAATGCAGGGGTACATCGAGGAGGGCGAGATGAAAGGTGCATTGAGGATAAGGGAGCAGATGGTGGAGTATGGTTGCGAGTGTAGTAATGTGACTGTTAATGTTTTGGTTAATGGGTTTTGCAAGGAGGGTAGGGTTGATGAGGCGTTTAGTTTTATTGAGAAGATGGTGGAGGAGGGGTTTTCTCCAGATCAGTATACTTTTAATACGTTGGTGAAGGGTTTGTGTAGAGTCGGGCATGTTAAGCATGCTTTGGAGATTATGGATGTCATGTTGCAAGAGGGGTTTGAGTTGGATATCTATACGTATAACTCTTTGGTTTCGGGGTTGTGTAAGTTGGGGGAGATTGAGGAGGCCGTGGACATTCTCGATCAGATGGTTTCGAGGGACTGTTCCCCAAATACCGTCACCTATAATACGCTCATTAGCACTTTGTGCAAGGAGAATCGGGTTGAGGAGGCAACTAAGCTTGCTCGTGTACTTACCGGCAAGGGAATTATACCTGATGTTTGTACTGTCAATTCGTTGATTCAAGGTCTCTGCTTGAACAGTAATCATAAAGTTGCTATGGAGCTGTTTGaggagatgaagatgaaaggGTGTCAGCCTGATGAGTTTACTTACAGTTTGCTGATAGACAGCTACTGTTCTAGAGGGAAGCTGGAGGAGGCTTTGAGCTTGCTGAAAGATATGGAGTCAAGTGGCTGCGCGAGAAATGCTGTAGTATACAATACTCTGATTGATGGATTCTGCAAAAACAAGAGGATTGAAGATGCAGAAGAGATTTTTGATCAGATGGAACTACAGGGAATCTCAAGAAATTCAGTGACCTACAATACCCTTATTGATGGCCTTTGCCAGAGTAGGAGGGTGGAGGAAGCTTCTCAACTGATGGACCAGATGATAATGGAAGGTTTGAAGCCTGACAAGTATACCTACAACTCATTACTCACCTATTTCTGTAGGTCGGGGGATATAAAGAAGGCAGCCGATATTGTTCAAAACATGAGTTCAAATGGGTGTGAACCGGATATTGTCACTTATGGTACCCTAATTCAGGGTTTATGTAAGGCAGGAAGAACTGAGGTTGCGAGTAGACTCCTAAGGAGTTTGCAAATGAAAGGGTTGGTTCCAACTCCCCATGCTTATAACCCTGTAATACAAGCACTCTTTAAACGAAAGAGAACAACAGAAGCTATGAGGCTTGTTCGAGAAATGATGGAGAAGGGTGATCCTCCGGATGCTGTGACATTTAAGATTGTCTTTCGTGGGCTCTGTAATGGTGGAGGACCAATTGGAGAAGCAGTTGATTTTGCAATCGAGATGATGGAAAAAGGATACTTACCAGaattctcatcattttctatGCTGGCTGAGGGACTATACGCTTTATCCATGGAGGATACCCTGATCAAGCTTGTAGATATGATCATGGAGAAAGCAAGAGTTTCAGACAGTGAAGCGTCGATGATAAGGGGTTTCCTCAAAATCCGAAAATTTAAAGATGGATTGGCCACTCTTGGTGGTATTTTGAATAGCCAAAGGCCCAGAAAATCTTATTGGATCAGAAGTTAG
- the LOC126801043 gene encoding actin-depolymerizing factor 3-like has protein sequence MANAASGMAVHDECKLKFLELKTKRAYRSIVFKIEEKQKQVIVEATGDPAQTYEAFTDSLPSDECRYAIFDFDFLTPEGVPKSRIFFIAWSPDTSRVRNKMIYASSKDRFKRELDGIQIELQATDPSEIHLDVIKSRAS, from the exons ATG GCCAATGCAGCATCTGGTATGGCTGTGCACGATGAGtgcaagttgaagtttctggAGCTCAAGACAAAAAGGGCCTACCGATCAATAGTGTTCAAGATTGAGGAGAAACAAAAGCAAGTCATTGTGGAAGCAACTGGTGATCCTGCACAAACCTATGAAGCTTTCACAGATAGCCTTCCTTCTGATGAATGCCGTTATGcaatttttgattttgattttcttacaCCAGAGGGTGTCCCAAAAAGCCGGATATTCTTCATCGCATG GTCTCCCGATACATCAAGGGTGAGGAACAAGATGATCTACGCGAGCTCAAAGGACAGATTCAAGAGAGAGCTTGATGGAATTCAGATCGAGTTGCAGGCAACTGATCCATCTGAGATTCACCTTGATGTCATCAAGAGCCGTGCCAGCTAA
- the LOC126796789 gene encoding mRNA cap guanine-N7 methyltransferase 1-like, translated as MNRRYGSSSTSVDAARTVANHYSARRNQTFEEREVSPIVHLRKLNNWIKSVLIQLYAHRGDVVLDLGCGKGGDLYKWDKAGITYYVGIDIAQGSIQDCHARYTNARFRFPARLICGDIAEMRLDQALADELPFDICSCQFALHYSWTTEARARRAIANISATLRPGGTCIGTIPDANVIIRKLRETRGLCFGNSVYSVRFDEEFSEKKFKSSSPFGIQYMFHLEGVVDCPESLVPFDVFESLVKEYDMELVFVKNFHEFVHHYMKLPKYKEMRTIGVLGGQSTISEDEWEVAYLYLSFVVRKRGQC; from the coding sequence ATGAACCGACGGTACGGCTCGTCATCAACCTCTGTTGATGCTGCAAGAACGGTTGCAAATCACTACAGCGCCAGGAGAAACCAAACTTTTGAAGAACGAGAAGTGAGCCCGATCGTTCATTTGAGAAAACTTAACAACTGGATCAAGAGCGTCTTAATTCAGCTCTACGCTCACCGTGGGGATGTTGTTCTTGATCTAGGATGTGGCAAGGGGGGTGATCTCTACAAATGGGACAAGGCCGGAATCACGTACTACGTTGGCATTGATATTGCTCAAGGTTCTATTCAAGATTGCCATGCCCGATACACCAATGCACGGTTCCGGTTCCCTGCACGGCTTATATGTGGAGACATTGCAGAAATGCGACTCGATCAAGCCCTAGCAGATGAGCTACCCTTCGATATTTGCAGTTGCCAGTTCGCATTGCACTATTCATGGACCACGGAAGCGCGTGCGAGAAGAGCCATAGCTAATATTTCGGCAACACTTCGCCCGGGGGGAACTTGCATTGGAACTATACCAGACGCTAATGTGATAATCAGAAAGCTGAGAGAGACTCGAGGATTGTGCTTCGGAAATAGTGTTTATTCTGtgagatttgatgaagaattttctgaaaagaaattcaagtCGTCAAGCCCCTTTGGTATCCAGTACATGTTTCACCTAGAAGGCGTTGTGGACTGCCCTGAAAGCCTCGTTCCATTCGATGTATTCGAGTCATTGGTAAAAGAGTATGACATGGAGTTAGTTTTTGTGAAGAACTTTCATGAGTTTGTGCACCATTATATGAAGCTACCGAAGTATAAGGAGATGAGGACTATAGGTGTATTAGGTGGTCAGAGTACAATTTCAGAAGATGAGTGGGAAGTAGCATACTTGTACTTGTCCTTTGTCGTGAGGAAGCGAGGCCAatgttaa
- the LOC126797523 gene encoding uncharacterized protein LOC126797523 isoform X1 — MGEEDRLENGGVEIESSPRTELKRDHQCLAEDTEPDSLPNKKQAKEVSNDDIRSEVSNPVVSPKENNSSFQDITSQPVELVNSNQVESGEVTSSSLGDSSSEEESLSVGLPAENDNGQVETETSDTTRVVVEIPKPPSSSGIRKITFKFSKRKEEDYESQSFDDSPRQTLHNGFGYDLPYRGGHETSFREMANTSWGFRERSYAPKELDLNKVPESYPNNVKKLLATGILDGARVKYISTGSQVKLDGIISGGGYLCGCSSCNYTNVLSAFEFEQHAGVTTRHPNNHIFLENGKPVYNVIQELKTAPLNKLDEVIEAVAGSAINEGFFRIWKESLYRFDGDEVDIRHSVKLPKVPRIPKKPKLPKFHHSLPRPSFHTPYSVMHQKKTAGRGNKKSRDNDLHRLLFMPNGLPDGAKLAYYMKGQRILGGYKHRNGIVCNCCNTEISPSQFEAHAGMSARRQPYRHIYISNGLTLHDIAMSLANGQNLTTGASDVSDDMCSVCGRDSGKMILCDGCPRAFHEACLDSEWIPESDWHCPNCRDNFENACKTAAGGSSSIARPIVIRLTREFKAPEIEIGGCVLCRSNDFSTAIFDERTVIICDQCEKEFHVGCLRDNGLCDLKELPKDKWFCCGDCNRIFDSLKYLVFKEAERVPAPLSGPIVRKQADRGTFIDGVADDVQWRIFSGKSRCPEHLPFLSSAAAIFRECFDPIVAKSGRDLIPVMVYGRNISGQEFGGMFCVVLTVRSVVVSAGLLRIFGREVAELPIVATSREHQGKGYFQALFSCIEMLLLSLKVEKLVLPAAEEAESIWTRKFGFRKMRDEQLSKYMKEVQLTIFMGTSMLEKVVGAMD; from the exons ATGGGAGAAGAGGACAGATTGGAAAATGGGGGAGTGGAAATTGAGAGCTCTCCGAGAACTGAATTGAAGCGAGACCATCAGTGTCTTGCTGAGGACACCGAGCCGGATTCCTTGCCGAACAAGAAGCAAGCCAAAGAGGTTTCGAATGATGATATACGCTCCGAAGTTTCGAATCCTGTTGTGTCTCCCAAAGAGAATAACTCCAGCTTTCAGGACATTACTAGCCAGCCGGTGGAGTTGGTGAATAGTAATCAAGTAGAGTCTGGAGAGGTTACTTCTTCCAGTTTGGGGGATTCGAGCTCAGAGGAGGAGAGTTTGAGTGTTGGACTGCCTGCTGAGAATGATAATGGCCAGGTTGAGACGGAGACTAGTGATACAACTCGTGTTGTAGTTGAGATTCCTAAGCCGCCTAGCTCATCTGGGATTCGGAAGATTACTTTTAAGTTCAGTAAAAGAAAGGAGGAGGATTACGAGAGCCAGTCGTTTGATGATTCCCCGAGGCAGACACTACATAATGGGTTTGGTTATGATTTGCCGTACAGAGGTGGGCATGAGACTAGCTTTCGAGAAATGGCTAATACAAGTTGGGGTTTTCGAGAGAGGTCATATGCACCCAAGGAGTTGGATTTAAACAAAGTTCCGGAATCCTATCCTAATAATGTTAAAAAGCTACTAGCTACTGGTATTCTTGATGGAGCTCGAGTGAAGTATATCTCCACTGGCTCACAG GTGAAGCTAGATGGAATTATAAGTGGAGGTGGTTATTTATGTGGCTGTTCATCGTGCAATTATACCAAT GTACTCAGTGCGTTTGAGTTTGAGCAGCATGCTGGTGTCACAACTCGCCATCCCAATAATCACATTTTCTTGGAGAATGGGAAGCCAGTTTATAATGTCATCCAAGAGTTGAAGACTGCTCCACTCAACAAGCTGGATGAAGTGATAGAGGCAGTTGCTGGTTCTGCTATTAATGAAGGCTTCTTCAGGATCTGGAAAG AATCTCTTTACCGATTTGATGGGGATGAAGTGGATATAAGACATTCTGTGAAGCTTCCTAAAGTACCTCGGATTCCTAAGAAGCCCAAGCTCCCTAAATTCCATCATTCACTTCCCAG ACCAAGCTTCCATACTCCTTACTCCGTGATGCACCAGAAGAAAACTGCTGGACGTGGCAATAAGAAAAG TAGGGATAATGATCTTCATCGGCTACTATTCATGCCAAATGGGCTTCCGGATGGGGCCAAGTTGGCATACTATATGAAAGGACAG AGAATACTTGGAGGCTACAAGCACAGAAATGGTATCGTTTGTAATTGCTGTAACACAGAG ATAAGCCCTTCACAGTTTGAAGCTCATGCTGGAATGTCCGCAAGGCGACAACC CTACCGTCATATCTATATATCCAATGGATTGACACTTCATGATATAGCCATGTCATTGGCCAATGGACAGAACCTTACTACTGGTGCCAGTGATGTAAGTGATGATATGTGTTCAGTATGTGGACGTGATTCTGGGAAGATGATTCTTTGTGATGGATGTCCTCGTGCTTTTCATGAAG CTTGCTTGGATTCAGAGTGGATTCCTGAAAGTGATTGGCATTGTCCAAATTGTAGGGATAATTTTGAAAATGCATGTAAAACTGCTGCTGGAGGATCTTCTAGTATTGCAAGACCAATTGTCATACGGCTCACACGGGAATTCAAAGCACCTGAAATTGAAATCGGTGGATGCGTACTCTGCAG GAGCAATGACTTCAGTACAGCTATATTTGATGAGCGAACAGTTATAATCTGTGACCAA TGTGAGAAGGAGTTTCATGTTGGTTGTTTACGGGACAATGGATTATGCGACTTAAAA GAACTCCCCAAGGATAAGTGGTTTTGCTGTGGTGACTGTAATAGGATTTTTGATTCTTTAAAGTATTTAGTATTCAAGGAAGCAGAGAGGGTTCCAGCTCCACTGTCGGGTCCAATAGTCAGGAAGCAAGCAGATAGAGGTACATTTATTGATGGAGTGGCAGATGATGTTCAATGGAGAATTTTTAGCGGAAAAAGTCGCTGTCCAGAACATCTACCGTTTTTATCAAGTGCTGCTGCAATTTTTCGA GAGTGCTTTGATCCCATTGTTGCGAAATCTGGTCGTGACTTGATTCCTGTTATGGTATATgg GAGAAATATTTCAGGTCAAGAGTTTGGAGGaatgttttgtgttgttttgacTGTGAG GTCTGTTGTTGTATCTGCCGGTCTTCTTAGGATATTTGGTAGGGAAGTTGCTGAGCTTCCGATTGTGGCTACAAGTAGAGAACATCAAGGAAAA GGTTATTTCCAAGCATTATTTTCCTGTATAGAGATGTTACTCCTTTCCCTGAAAGTGGAAAAATTGGTTCTACCAGCTGCTGAGGAAGCTGAGTCAATCTGGACGAGGAAATTTGGATTTCGAAAGATGAGGGACGAGCAA TTATCAAAATACATGAAGGAGGTTCAGCTGACGATTTTCATGGGGACGTCAATGTTAGAAAAGGTGGTCGGGGCGATGGATTGA
- the LOC126797523 gene encoding uncharacterized protein LOC126797523 isoform X2, which produces MGEEDRLENGGVEIESSPRTELKRDHQCLAEDTEPDSLPNKKQAKEVSNDDIRSEVSNPVVSPKENNSSFQDITSQPVELVNSNQVESGEVTSSSLGDSSSEEESLSVGLPAENDNGQVETETSDTTRVVVEIPKPPSSSGIRKITFKFSKRKEEDYESQSFDDSPRQTLHNGFGYDLPYRGGHETSFREMANTSWGFRERSYAPKELDLNKVPESYPNNVKKLLATGILDGARVKYISTGSQVKLDGIISGGGYLCGCSSCNYTNVLSAFEFEQHAGVTTRHPNNHIFLENGKPVYNVIQELKTAPLNKLDEVIEAVAGSAINEGFFRIWKESLYRFDGDEVDIRHSVKLPKVPRIPKKPKLPKFHHSLPRPSFHTPYSVMHQKKTAGRGNKKRDNDLHRLLFMPNGLPDGAKLAYYMKGQRILGGYKHRNGIVCNCCNTEISPSQFEAHAGMSARRQPYRHIYISNGLTLHDIAMSLANGQNLTTGASDVSDDMCSVCGRDSGKMILCDGCPRAFHEACLDSEWIPESDWHCPNCRDNFENACKTAAGGSSSIARPIVIRLTREFKAPEIEIGGCVLCRSNDFSTAIFDERTVIICDQCEKEFHVGCLRDNGLCDLKELPKDKWFCCGDCNRIFDSLKYLVFKEAERVPAPLSGPIVRKQADRGTFIDGVADDVQWRIFSGKSRCPEHLPFLSSAAAIFRECFDPIVAKSGRDLIPVMVYGRNISGQEFGGMFCVVLTVRSVVVSAGLLRIFGREVAELPIVATSREHQGKGYFQALFSCIEMLLLSLKVEKLVLPAAEEAESIWTRKFGFRKMRDEQLSKYMKEVQLTIFMGTSMLEKVVGAMD; this is translated from the exons ATGGGAGAAGAGGACAGATTGGAAAATGGGGGAGTGGAAATTGAGAGCTCTCCGAGAACTGAATTGAAGCGAGACCATCAGTGTCTTGCTGAGGACACCGAGCCGGATTCCTTGCCGAACAAGAAGCAAGCCAAAGAGGTTTCGAATGATGATATACGCTCCGAAGTTTCGAATCCTGTTGTGTCTCCCAAAGAGAATAACTCCAGCTTTCAGGACATTACTAGCCAGCCGGTGGAGTTGGTGAATAGTAATCAAGTAGAGTCTGGAGAGGTTACTTCTTCCAGTTTGGGGGATTCGAGCTCAGAGGAGGAGAGTTTGAGTGTTGGACTGCCTGCTGAGAATGATAATGGCCAGGTTGAGACGGAGACTAGTGATACAACTCGTGTTGTAGTTGAGATTCCTAAGCCGCCTAGCTCATCTGGGATTCGGAAGATTACTTTTAAGTTCAGTAAAAGAAAGGAGGAGGATTACGAGAGCCAGTCGTTTGATGATTCCCCGAGGCAGACACTACATAATGGGTTTGGTTATGATTTGCCGTACAGAGGTGGGCATGAGACTAGCTTTCGAGAAATGGCTAATACAAGTTGGGGTTTTCGAGAGAGGTCATATGCACCCAAGGAGTTGGATTTAAACAAAGTTCCGGAATCCTATCCTAATAATGTTAAAAAGCTACTAGCTACTGGTATTCTTGATGGAGCTCGAGTGAAGTATATCTCCACTGGCTCACAG GTGAAGCTAGATGGAATTATAAGTGGAGGTGGTTATTTATGTGGCTGTTCATCGTGCAATTATACCAAT GTACTCAGTGCGTTTGAGTTTGAGCAGCATGCTGGTGTCACAACTCGCCATCCCAATAATCACATTTTCTTGGAGAATGGGAAGCCAGTTTATAATGTCATCCAAGAGTTGAAGACTGCTCCACTCAACAAGCTGGATGAAGTGATAGAGGCAGTTGCTGGTTCTGCTATTAATGAAGGCTTCTTCAGGATCTGGAAAG AATCTCTTTACCGATTTGATGGGGATGAAGTGGATATAAGACATTCTGTGAAGCTTCCTAAAGTACCTCGGATTCCTAAGAAGCCCAAGCTCCCTAAATTCCATCATTCACTTCCCAG ACCAAGCTTCCATACTCCTTACTCCGTGATGCACCAGAAGAAAACTGCTGGACGTGGCAATAAGAAAAG GGATAATGATCTTCATCGGCTACTATTCATGCCAAATGGGCTTCCGGATGGGGCCAAGTTGGCATACTATATGAAAGGACAG AGAATACTTGGAGGCTACAAGCACAGAAATGGTATCGTTTGTAATTGCTGTAACACAGAG ATAAGCCCTTCACAGTTTGAAGCTCATGCTGGAATGTCCGCAAGGCGACAACC CTACCGTCATATCTATATATCCAATGGATTGACACTTCATGATATAGCCATGTCATTGGCCAATGGACAGAACCTTACTACTGGTGCCAGTGATGTAAGTGATGATATGTGTTCAGTATGTGGACGTGATTCTGGGAAGATGATTCTTTGTGATGGATGTCCTCGTGCTTTTCATGAAG CTTGCTTGGATTCAGAGTGGATTCCTGAAAGTGATTGGCATTGTCCAAATTGTAGGGATAATTTTGAAAATGCATGTAAAACTGCTGCTGGAGGATCTTCTAGTATTGCAAGACCAATTGTCATACGGCTCACACGGGAATTCAAAGCACCTGAAATTGAAATCGGTGGATGCGTACTCTGCAG GAGCAATGACTTCAGTACAGCTATATTTGATGAGCGAACAGTTATAATCTGTGACCAA TGTGAGAAGGAGTTTCATGTTGGTTGTTTACGGGACAATGGATTATGCGACTTAAAA GAACTCCCCAAGGATAAGTGGTTTTGCTGTGGTGACTGTAATAGGATTTTTGATTCTTTAAAGTATTTAGTATTCAAGGAAGCAGAGAGGGTTCCAGCTCCACTGTCGGGTCCAATAGTCAGGAAGCAAGCAGATAGAGGTACATTTATTGATGGAGTGGCAGATGATGTTCAATGGAGAATTTTTAGCGGAAAAAGTCGCTGTCCAGAACATCTACCGTTTTTATCAAGTGCTGCTGCAATTTTTCGA GAGTGCTTTGATCCCATTGTTGCGAAATCTGGTCGTGACTTGATTCCTGTTATGGTATATgg GAGAAATATTTCAGGTCAAGAGTTTGGAGGaatgttttgtgttgttttgacTGTGAG GTCTGTTGTTGTATCTGCCGGTCTTCTTAGGATATTTGGTAGGGAAGTTGCTGAGCTTCCGATTGTGGCTACAAGTAGAGAACATCAAGGAAAA GGTTATTTCCAAGCATTATTTTCCTGTATAGAGATGTTACTCCTTTCCCTGAAAGTGGAAAAATTGGTTCTACCAGCTGCTGAGGAAGCTGAGTCAATCTGGACGAGGAAATTTGGATTTCGAAAGATGAGGGACGAGCAA TTATCAAAATACATGAAGGAGGTTCAGCTGACGATTTTCATGGGGACGTCAATGTTAGAAAAGGTGGTCGGGGCGATGGATTGA
- the LOC126799614 gene encoding organelle RRM domain-containing protein 2, mitochondrial → MAFMSSFRRVLGGSASALPSQLAAVRHNTTLTSPKLFISGLSRLTTDEKLKQTFSEFGQIEHAKVITDRETGRSKGFAFITYSSIEEAEKAKEGMNGKFLDGWVIFVDPAKPREYRPPPQAQQEPANSGYKVNKTIGWCG, encoded by the exons ATGGCGTTCATGTCTAGCTTCCGTCGCGTTCTCGGCGGATCAGCCTCTGCTCTTCCGTCCCAATTAGCCGCCGTTCGTCACAATACAACCCTCACTTCCCCTAAGCTATTCATCAGCG GACTTTCGAGATTAACAACTGATGAAAAACTTAAACAGACGTTTTCTGAATTTGGGCAGATTGAACACG CAAAAGTGATAACCGATAGGGAGACCGGAAGATCAAAGGGGTTTGCTTTCATTACATACTCATCGATTGAAGAAGCTGAGAAGGCTAAAGAAGGAATGAACGGCAAGTTCCTGGATGGGTGGGTAATTTTCGTTGACCCTGCCAAGCCTAGGGAGTATAGACCCCCACCTCAAGCACAGCAAGAACCCGCTAATAGTGGTTACAAAGTAAACAAGACTATTGGATGGTGTGGATGA
- the LOC126796790 gene encoding LOW QUALITY PROTEIN: arginine biosynthesis bifunctional protein ArgJ, chloroplastic (The sequence of the model RefSeq protein was modified relative to this genomic sequence to represent the inferred CDS: inserted 2 bases in 2 codons): protein MVLVYSLPHCVSIKLIAFQSSQRDFKLRAVSMSATEVANYVPAAPISLPQGPWKQIPGGXTAAEGFKAAGLYGGLRAKGDKPDLALVTCDVDAISAGAFTTNVVAAAPVLYCKSVLNTSKTARAVLINAGQANAATGDAGYQDVLESASSLAKLLQIRPEEVLIESTGVIGHRIKKEGLLKSLPNLVKSLSPETKGADDAAVAITTTDXVSKSVAIQSQVRGTSIRIGGMAKGSGMIHPNMATMLGVVTTDAVVSSIVWRKMVQIAVNRSFNQITVDGDTSTNDTVIALASGLSGSTKISTFNSNEAVQLQACLDVVMQGLAKSIAWDGEGATCLIEVTVTGAGSEAEAAKIARSVASSSLVKAAVYGRDPNWGRIAAAAGYAGISFDQTRLRVLLGDTLLMDGGEPQLFDRDVASAYLRKAGEIHGTVVINVAVGDGPGRGQAWGCDLSCDYVKINAEYTT from the exons ATGGTTTTAGttt ATAGTCTTCCTCATTGCGTCTCCATCAAATTAATTGCATTCCAGTCTTCACAG AGGGACTTCAAGCTTCGCGCCGTTTCGATGTCCGCAACTGAAGTCGCCAATTACGTTCCGGCGGCTCCGATTTCGCTCCCTCAAGGGCCTTGGAAGCAG ATTCCCGGCG GTACAGCGGCGGAGGGGTTCAAAGCGGCGGGTTTATATGGCGGCTTGCGCGCCAAAGGTGACAAGCCTGATCTTGCACTTGTGACCTGTGACGTTGACGCCATTTCTGCTG GAGCATTTACTACAAATGTAGTGGCAGCTGCACCGGTGTTATACTGCAAAAGTGTATTAAACACTTCAAAGACG GCGCGAGCAGTTTTGATAAATGCTGGCCAAGCCAATGCAGCAACG GGTGATGCAGGTTATCAAGATGTATTAGAAAGTGCCAGCAGCCTTGCTAAA CTACTTCAAATAAGGCCAGAGGAAGTACTGATTGAATCAACTGGAGTGATTGGACATAGaataaaaaa GGAAGGACTTTTAAAGTCTCTACCCAACCTGGTGAAATCACTATCACCCGAAACTAAGGG AGCAGATGATGCAGCAGTTGCAATCACGACTACTG TTGTTAGCAAGAGTGTAGCAATTCAATCTCAG GTTAGAGGGACAAGCATTAGAATTGGGGGAATGGCAAAAGGTTCTGGGATGATCCACCCAAATATGGCTACCATGCTTGGT GTAGTAACAACTGATGCCGTGGTTAGCAGCATTGTATGGAGAAAAATGGTTCAAATTGCTGTGAATAGGAGTTTCAACCAGATAACA GTAGACGGAGATACCAGTACCAATGATACTGTCATTGCCTTAGCTAGTGGATTATCTGGATCAACCAAGATATCAACCTTTAACAGTAATGAGGCAGTACAACTTCAAGCATGCCTTGATGTG GTTATGCAAGGTCTTGCCAAATCAATAGCTTGGGATGGAGAAGGCGCAACCTGCCTAATTGAG GTCACAGTGACTGGTGCAGGCAGTGAGGCTGAAGCAGCAAAGATTGCGCGGTCTGTGGCATCTTCTTCACTTGTCAAG GCTGCAGTATATGGAAGAGATCCAAACTGGGGACGCATAGCCGCTGCAGCCGGCTATGCAGGCATTTCTTTTGATCAAACTAGGCTTCGAGTATTGCTAGGGGATACGCTGCTGATGGATGGTGGGGAGCCACAATTGTTTGACAG gGATGTGGCTAGTGCCTACCTCAGGAAAGCCGGTGAGATCCATGGCACAGTTGTAATCAACGTAGCTGTAG GTGATGGACCGGGACGTGGCCAAGCCTGGGGTTGTGACCTGAGCTGCGATTATGTCAAAATCAATGCCGAGTACACAACATAG